One window from the genome of Gadus morhua chromosome 16, gadMor3.0, whole genome shotgun sequence encodes:
- the LOC115560676 gene encoding B-cell receptor CD22-like isoform X6 — MSQSSCAVQGSEHLPSPSVYAPETPSVGWTPPGVIEEGSSVNLTCTSEANPVAKYTWTKVTTGHPPGHSVQGQQLSFNTIQSSDSGQYLCKAENDLGTKSSPISIDVKYGPKHTFVIPSPPGEIMEGGSVTLSCSSDANPAADYTWFKDNQPLPWEPRRPYTLDPVSSKDRGTYRCHAENQYGYLGSNSVFIDVLYAPKTPSVSVRPLGEIKEGGSVTLSCSSDANPAANYTWFREHGGSVEELGENYTISNITTELGGNYYCEARNAVGLQNSTLMFLNVTATPPSPPSSMSTTVAAGTVAVLLATMLLVIFLLMRRKRASRKARGQGGRPDTREESPPCPVYYNVSALTNRSASAAQREPIEEQDDPHYASIHISRSKNQEVPRGFAGALVESDQTEQVLYSAINLKRPKAVPE, encoded by the exons ATGTCACA GTCTTCATGTGCTGTTCAAGGATCCGAacatctcccctctccatcagTGT ACGCTCCAGAGACCCCCTCAGTGGGATGGACTCCCCCTGGTgtaatagaggagggcagttcagtgaatcTGACCTGCACCAGCGAGGCCAACCCAGTAGCAAAGTACACCTGGACCAAGGTTACTACAGGTCATCCCCCCGGACACAGTGTCCAAGGACAACAACTTTCCTTTAATACCATCCAGTCTTCAGACTCTGGACAATATCTCTGTAAAGCTGAGAATGACCTAGGAACAAAATCATCCCCCATCTCTATTGATGTGAAAT ATGGGCCTAAACACACATTTGTGATACCAAGTCCCCCTGGTGAAATAATGGAGGgcggttcagtgactctgagctgcagcagtgatgccaacccagcagctgactacacctggttcaaggacaACCAACCTCTGCCCTGGGAACCAAGGAGACCTTATACCTTGGACCCAGTCAGCTCTAAAGACAGGGGAACGTACCGCTGCCACGCAGAGAACCAATATGGATATCTGGGCTCCAACTCGGTTTTCATAGATGTCCTGT acgctccaaagaccccctcagtgagcgTGAGACCCCTTGGTGAAATAAAGGAGGgaggttcagtgactctgagctgcagcagtgatgccaacccagcagctaactacacctggttcagggaaCATGGAGGCTCAGTGGAGGAATTAGGAGAGAactacaccatcagtaacatcacAACTGAGCTTGGAGGAAATTATTACTGTGAAGCTCGTAATGCAGTTGGACTTCAGAATTCAACTTTGATGTTCCTTAATGTGACAG ccacaccaccatctccaccatcaTCAATGTCTACAACTGTGGCAGCAGGAACTGTAGCTGTTTTACTGGCCACCATGCTCCTCGTCATCTTCCTCTTGATGAG AAGAAAGAGGGCTTCTAGGAAAGCACGTGgccagggaggaaggccagataccagggaggag tCTCCTCCGTGTCCTGTGTATTACAACGTCTCAGCTCTGACCAATCGCTCGGCttctgcagcacagagagaaccaatagaagagcaggatgacCCTCACTATGCCAGCATCCACATCTCTCGCTCTAAGAACCAGGAAGTGCCTCGTGGGTTTGCTGGTGCTCTGGTAGAGTCTGATCAGACAGAGCAGGTCCTTTACTCTGCCATCAACCTTAAAAGACCCAAGGCTGTCCCTGAGTAA
- the LOC115560676 gene encoding B-cell receptor CD22-like isoform X2, translating into MMNLRTAARGFVAFLLSVPALQGNDGWAVTYQAIKNVCAWRGSTVEISCTYEYPKTFTLNKILWYTNKHNELVDLRDDTNYTGRVDYRCGEPSCWYYSSCIGTCTLRIRGLTQSDSAEYKLRITTNKGEAYSGVPGVKLSVTDLQVKVVIPPYNPNWVQLECHSMCHRTGYDGYTWYRDGTRRHQGRLDWFNINSEYRSSCAVQGSEHLPSPSVYAPETPSVGWTPPGVIEEGSSVNLTCTSEANPVAKYTWTKVTTGHPPGHSVQGQQLSFNTIQSSDSGQYLCKAENDLGTKSSPISIDVKYGPKHTFVIPSPPGEIMEGGSVTLSCSSDANPAADYTWFKDNQPLPWEPRRPYTLDPVSSKDRGTYRCHAENQYGYLGSNSVFIDVLYAPKTPSVSVRPLGEIKEGGSVTLSCSSDANPAANYTWFREHGGSVEELGENYTISNITTELGGNYYCEARNAVGLQNSTLMFLNVTATPPSPPSSMSTTVAAGTVAVLLATMLLVIFLLMRKRASRKARGQGGRPDTREESPPCPVYYNVSALTNRSASAAQREPIEEQDDPHYASIHISRSKNQEVPRGFAGALVESDQTEQVLYSAINLKRPKAVPE; encoded by the exons ATGATGAATCTTAGAACAGCTGCAAGAGGCTTTGTAGCTTTCCTTCTATCAGTACCAG CATTACAGGGTAATGATGGCTGGGCAGTTACTTACCAAGCTATTAAGAATGTCTGCGCTTGGAGAGGATCAACAGTTGAAATCAGCTGCACCTATGAATACCCCAAAACCTTTACATTGAATAAAATACTGTGGTATACTAATAAACACAATGAGCTAGTAGATCTGAGAGATGATACCAACTATACAGGTCGTGTTGATTACCGCTGTGGAGAGCCCAGCTGTTGGTATTACAGCAGCTGTATTGGAACGTGTACACTGAGGATCAGAGGCCTGACACAGAGTGACTCTGCTGAATACAAGTTAAGGATTACAACAAACAAAGGAGAGGCATATAGTGGTGTCCCTGGAGTGAAGTTATCTGTGACAG ATCTCCAGGTGAAAGTGGTCATTCCTCCTTACAATCCTAACTGGGTACAGCTGGAATGTCACAGTATGTGTCATCGTACTGGTTATGATGGATACACCTGGTACAGGGATGGAACTCGACGACATCAAGGAAGGTTGGACTGGTTCAACATTAACTCTGAATACAGGTCTTCATGTGCTGTTCAAGGATCCGAacatctcccctctccatcagTGT ACGCTCCAGAGACCCCCTCAGTGGGATGGACTCCCCCTGGTgtaatagaggagggcagttcagtgaatcTGACCTGCACCAGCGAGGCCAACCCAGTAGCAAAGTACACCTGGACCAAGGTTACTACAGGTCATCCCCCCGGACACAGTGTCCAAGGACAACAACTTTCCTTTAATACCATCCAGTCTTCAGACTCTGGACAATATCTCTGTAAAGCTGAGAATGACCTAGGAACAAAATCATCCCCCATCTCTATTGATGTGAAAT ATGGGCCTAAACACACATTTGTGATACCAAGTCCCCCTGGTGAAATAATGGAGGgcggttcagtgactctgagctgcagcagtgatgccaacccagcagctgactacacctggttcaaggacaACCAACCTCTGCCCTGGGAACCAAGGAGACCTTATACCTTGGACCCAGTCAGCTCTAAAGACAGGGGAACGTACCGCTGCCACGCAGAGAACCAATATGGATATCTGGGCTCCAACTCGGTTTTCATAGATGTCCTGT acgctccaaagaccccctcagtgagcgTGAGACCCCTTGGTGAAATAAAGGAGGgaggttcagtgactctgagctgcagcagtgatgccaacccagcagctaactacacctggttcagggaaCATGGAGGCTCAGTGGAGGAATTAGGAGAGAactacaccatcagtaacatcacAACTGAGCTTGGAGGAAATTATTACTGTGAAGCTCGTAATGCAGTTGGACTTCAGAATTCAACTTTGATGTTCCTTAATGTGACAG ccacaccaccatctccaccatcaTCAATGTCTACAACTGTGGCAGCAGGAACTGTAGCTGTTTTACTGGCCACCATGCTCCTCGTCATCTTCCTCTTGATGAG AAAGAGGGCTTCTAGGAAAGCACGTGgccagggaggaaggccagataccagggaggag tCTCCTCCGTGTCCTGTGTATTACAACGTCTCAGCTCTGACCAATCGCTCGGCttctgcagcacagagagaaccaatagaagagcaggatgacCCTCACTATGCCAGCATCCACATCTCTCGCTCTAAGAACCAGGAAGTGCCTCGTGGGTTTGCTGGTGCTCTGGTAGAGTCTGATCAGACAGAGCAGGTCCTTTACTCTGCCATCAACCTTAAAAGACCCAAGGCTGTCCCTGAGTAA
- the LOC115560676 gene encoding B-cell receptor CD22-like isoform X3, whose product MMNLRTAARGFVAFLLSVPALQGNDGWAVTYQAIKNVCAWRGSTVEISCTYEYPKTFTLNKILWYTNKHNELVDLRDDTNYTGRVDYRCGEPSCWYYSSCIGTCTLRIRGLTQSDSAEYKLRITTNKGEAYSGVPGVKLSVTDLQVKVVIPPYNPNWVQLECHSMCHRTGYDGYTWYRDGTRRHQGRLDWFNINSEYRSSCAVQGSEHLPSPSVYAPETPSVGWTPPGVIEEGSSVNLTCTSEANPVAKYTWTKVTTGHPPGHSVQGQQLSFNTIQSSDSGQYLCKAENDLGTKSSPISIDVKYAPKTPSVSVRPLGEIKEGGSVTLSCSSDANPAANYTWFREHGGSVEELGENYTISNITTELGGNYYCEARNAVGLQNSTLMFLNVTATPPSPPSSMSTTVAAGTVAVLLATMLLVIFLLMRRKRASRKARGQGGRPDTREESPPCPVYYNVSALTNRSASAAQREPIEEQDDPHYASIHISRSKNQEVPRGFAGALVESDQTEQVLYSAINLKRPKAVPE is encoded by the exons ATGATGAATCTTAGAACAGCTGCAAGAGGCTTTGTAGCTTTCCTTCTATCAGTACCAG CATTACAGGGTAATGATGGCTGGGCAGTTACTTACCAAGCTATTAAGAATGTCTGCGCTTGGAGAGGATCAACAGTTGAAATCAGCTGCACCTATGAATACCCCAAAACCTTTACATTGAATAAAATACTGTGGTATACTAATAAACACAATGAGCTAGTAGATCTGAGAGATGATACCAACTATACAGGTCGTGTTGATTACCGCTGTGGAGAGCCCAGCTGTTGGTATTACAGCAGCTGTATTGGAACGTGTACACTGAGGATCAGAGGCCTGACACAGAGTGACTCTGCTGAATACAAGTTAAGGATTACAACAAACAAAGGAGAGGCATATAGTGGTGTCCCTGGAGTGAAGTTATCTGTGACAG ATCTCCAGGTGAAAGTGGTCATTCCTCCTTACAATCCTAACTGGGTACAGCTGGAATGTCACAGTATGTGTCATCGTACTGGTTATGATGGATACACCTGGTACAGGGATGGAACTCGACGACATCAAGGAAGGTTGGACTGGTTCAACATTAACTCTGAATACAGGTCTTCATGTGCTGTTCAAGGATCCGAacatctcccctctccatcagTGT ACGCTCCAGAGACCCCCTCAGTGGGATGGACTCCCCCTGGTgtaatagaggagggcagttcagtgaatcTGACCTGCACCAGCGAGGCCAACCCAGTAGCAAAGTACACCTGGACCAAGGTTACTACAGGTCATCCCCCCGGACACAGTGTCCAAGGACAACAACTTTCCTTTAATACCATCCAGTCTTCAGACTCTGGACAATATCTCTGTAAAGCTGAGAATGACCTAGGAACAAAATCATCCCCCATCTCTATTGATGTGAAAT acgctccaaagaccccctcagtgagcgTGAGACCCCTTGGTGAAATAAAGGAGGgaggttcagtgactctgagctgcagcagtgatgccaacccagcagctaactacacctggttcagggaaCATGGAGGCTCAGTGGAGGAATTAGGAGAGAactacaccatcagtaacatcacAACTGAGCTTGGAGGAAATTATTACTGTGAAGCTCGTAATGCAGTTGGACTTCAGAATTCAACTTTGATGTTCCTTAATGTGACAG ccacaccaccatctccaccatcaTCAATGTCTACAACTGTGGCAGCAGGAACTGTAGCTGTTTTACTGGCCACCATGCTCCTCGTCATCTTCCTCTTGATGAG AAGAAAGAGGGCTTCTAGGAAAGCACGTGgccagggaggaaggccagataccagggaggag tCTCCTCCGTGTCCTGTGTATTACAACGTCTCAGCTCTGACCAATCGCTCGGCttctgcagcacagagagaaccaatagaagagcaggatgacCCTCACTATGCCAGCATCCACATCTCTCGCTCTAAGAACCAGGAAGTGCCTCGTGGGTTTGCTGGTGCTCTGGTAGAGTCTGATCAGACAGAGCAGGTCCTTTACTCTGCCATCAACCTTAAAAGACCCAAGGCTGTCCCTGAGTAA
- the LOC115560676 gene encoding B-cell receptor CD22-like isoform X1, giving the protein MMNLRTAARGFVAFLLSVPALQGNDGWAVTYQAIKNVCAWRGSTVEISCTYEYPKTFTLNKILWYTNKHNELVDLRDDTNYTGRVDYRCGEPSCWYYSSCIGTCTLRIRGLTQSDSAEYKLRITTNKGEAYSGVPGVKLSVTDLQVKVVIPPYNPNWVQLECHSMCHRTGYDGYTWYRDGTRRHQGRLDWFNINSEYRSSCAVQGSEHLPSPSVYAPETPSVGWTPPGVIEEGSSVNLTCTSEANPVAKYTWTKVTTGHPPGHSVQGQQLSFNTIQSSDSGQYLCKAENDLGTKSSPISIDVKYGPKHTFVIPSPPGEIMEGGSVTLSCSSDANPAADYTWFKDNQPLPWEPRRPYTLDPVSSKDRGTYRCHAENQYGYLGSNSVFIDVLYAPKTPSVSVRPLGEIKEGGSVTLSCSSDANPAANYTWFREHGGSVEELGENYTISNITTELGGNYYCEARNAVGLQNSTLMFLNVTATPPSPPSSMSTTVAAGTVAVLLATMLLVIFLLMRRKRASRKARGQGGRPDTREESPPCPVYYNVSALTNRSASAAQREPIEEQDDPHYASIHISRSKNQEVPRGFAGALVESDQTEQVLYSAINLKRPKAVPE; this is encoded by the exons ATGATGAATCTTAGAACAGCTGCAAGAGGCTTTGTAGCTTTCCTTCTATCAGTACCAG CATTACAGGGTAATGATGGCTGGGCAGTTACTTACCAAGCTATTAAGAATGTCTGCGCTTGGAGAGGATCAACAGTTGAAATCAGCTGCACCTATGAATACCCCAAAACCTTTACATTGAATAAAATACTGTGGTATACTAATAAACACAATGAGCTAGTAGATCTGAGAGATGATACCAACTATACAGGTCGTGTTGATTACCGCTGTGGAGAGCCCAGCTGTTGGTATTACAGCAGCTGTATTGGAACGTGTACACTGAGGATCAGAGGCCTGACACAGAGTGACTCTGCTGAATACAAGTTAAGGATTACAACAAACAAAGGAGAGGCATATAGTGGTGTCCCTGGAGTGAAGTTATCTGTGACAG ATCTCCAGGTGAAAGTGGTCATTCCTCCTTACAATCCTAACTGGGTACAGCTGGAATGTCACAGTATGTGTCATCGTACTGGTTATGATGGATACACCTGGTACAGGGATGGAACTCGACGACATCAAGGAAGGTTGGACTGGTTCAACATTAACTCTGAATACAGGTCTTCATGTGCTGTTCAAGGATCCGAacatctcccctctccatcagTGT ACGCTCCAGAGACCCCCTCAGTGGGATGGACTCCCCCTGGTgtaatagaggagggcagttcagtgaatcTGACCTGCACCAGCGAGGCCAACCCAGTAGCAAAGTACACCTGGACCAAGGTTACTACAGGTCATCCCCCCGGACACAGTGTCCAAGGACAACAACTTTCCTTTAATACCATCCAGTCTTCAGACTCTGGACAATATCTCTGTAAAGCTGAGAATGACCTAGGAACAAAATCATCCCCCATCTCTATTGATGTGAAAT ATGGGCCTAAACACACATTTGTGATACCAAGTCCCCCTGGTGAAATAATGGAGGgcggttcagtgactctgagctgcagcagtgatgccaacccagcagctgactacacctggttcaaggacaACCAACCTCTGCCCTGGGAACCAAGGAGACCTTATACCTTGGACCCAGTCAGCTCTAAAGACAGGGGAACGTACCGCTGCCACGCAGAGAACCAATATGGATATCTGGGCTCCAACTCGGTTTTCATAGATGTCCTGT acgctccaaagaccccctcagtgagcgTGAGACCCCTTGGTGAAATAAAGGAGGgaggttcagtgactctgagctgcagcagtgatgccaacccagcagctaactacacctggttcagggaaCATGGAGGCTCAGTGGAGGAATTAGGAGAGAactacaccatcagtaacatcacAACTGAGCTTGGAGGAAATTATTACTGTGAAGCTCGTAATGCAGTTGGACTTCAGAATTCAACTTTGATGTTCCTTAATGTGACAG ccacaccaccatctccaccatcaTCAATGTCTACAACTGTGGCAGCAGGAACTGTAGCTGTTTTACTGGCCACCATGCTCCTCGTCATCTTCCTCTTGATGAG AAGAAAGAGGGCTTCTAGGAAAGCACGTGgccagggaggaaggccagataccagggaggag tCTCCTCCGTGTCCTGTGTATTACAACGTCTCAGCTCTGACCAATCGCTCGGCttctgcagcacagagagaaccaatagaagagcaggatgacCCTCACTATGCCAGCATCCACATCTCTCGCTCTAAGAACCAGGAAGTGCCTCGTGGGTTTGCTGGTGCTCTGGTAGAGTCTGATCAGACAGAGCAGGTCCTTTACTCTGCCATCAACCTTAAAAGACCCAAGGCTGTCCCTGAGTAA
- the LOC115560676 gene encoding uncharacterized protein LOC115560676 isoform X5, with amino-acid sequence MMNLRTAARGFVAFLLSVPALQGNDGWAVTYQAIKNVCAWRGSTVEISCTYEYPKTFTLNKILWYTNKHNELVDLRDDTNYTGRVDYRCGEPSCWYYSSCIGTCTLRIRGLTQSDSAEYKLRITTNKGEAYSGVPGVKLSVTDLQVKVVIPPYNPNWVQLECHSMCHRTGYDGYTWYRDGTRRHQGRLDWFNINSEYRSSCAVQGSEHLPSPSVYAPKTPSVSVRPLGEIKEGGSVTLSCSSDANPAANYTWFREHGGSVEELGENYTISNITTELGGNYYCEARNAVGLQNSTLMFLNVTATPPSPPSSMSTTVAAGTVAVLLATMLLVIFLLMRRKRASRKARGQGGRPDTREESPPCPVYYNVSALTNRSASAAQREPIEEQDDPHYASIHISRSKNQEVPRGFAGALVESDQTEQVLYSAINLKRPKAVPE; translated from the exons ATGATGAATCTTAGAACAGCTGCAAGAGGCTTTGTAGCTTTCCTTCTATCAGTACCAG CATTACAGGGTAATGATGGCTGGGCAGTTACTTACCAAGCTATTAAGAATGTCTGCGCTTGGAGAGGATCAACAGTTGAAATCAGCTGCACCTATGAATACCCCAAAACCTTTACATTGAATAAAATACTGTGGTATACTAATAAACACAATGAGCTAGTAGATCTGAGAGATGATACCAACTATACAGGTCGTGTTGATTACCGCTGTGGAGAGCCCAGCTGTTGGTATTACAGCAGCTGTATTGGAACGTGTACACTGAGGATCAGAGGCCTGACACAGAGTGACTCTGCTGAATACAAGTTAAGGATTACAACAAACAAAGGAGAGGCATATAGTGGTGTCCCTGGAGTGAAGTTATCTGTGACAG ATCTCCAGGTGAAAGTGGTCATTCCTCCTTACAATCCTAACTGGGTACAGCTGGAATGTCACAGTATGTGTCATCGTACTGGTTATGATGGATACACCTGGTACAGGGATGGAACTCGACGACATCAAGGAAGGTTGGACTGGTTCAACATTAACTCTGAATACAGGTCTTCATGTGCTGTTCAAGGATCCGAacatctcccctctccatcagTGT acgctccaaagaccccctcagtgagcgTGAGACCCCTTGGTGAAATAAAGGAGGgaggttcagtgactctgagctgcagcagtgatgccaacccagcagctaactacacctggttcagggaaCATGGAGGCTCAGTGGAGGAATTAGGAGAGAactacaccatcagtaacatcacAACTGAGCTTGGAGGAAATTATTACTGTGAAGCTCGTAATGCAGTTGGACTTCAGAATTCAACTTTGATGTTCCTTAATGTGACAG ccacaccaccatctccaccatcaTCAATGTCTACAACTGTGGCAGCAGGAACTGTAGCTGTTTTACTGGCCACCATGCTCCTCGTCATCTTCCTCTTGATGAG AAGAAAGAGGGCTTCTAGGAAAGCACGTGgccagggaggaaggccagataccagggaggag tCTCCTCCGTGTCCTGTGTATTACAACGTCTCAGCTCTGACCAATCGCTCGGCttctgcagcacagagagaaccaatagaagagcaggatgacCCTCACTATGCCAGCATCCACATCTCTCGCTCTAAGAACCAGGAAGTGCCTCGTGGGTTTGCTGGTGCTCTGGTAGAGTCTGATCAGACAGAGCAGGTCCTTTACTCTGCCATCAACCTTAAAAGACCCAAGGCTGTCCCTGAGTAA
- the LOC115560676 gene encoding carcinoembryonic antigen-related cell adhesion molecule 5-like isoform X4 — protein sequence MMNLRTAARGFVAFLLSVPALQGNDGWAVTYQAIKNVCAWRGSTVEISCTYEYPKTFTLNKILWYTNKHNELVDLRDDTNYTGRVDYRCGEPSCWYYSSCIGTCTLRIRGLTQSDSAEYKLRITTNKGEAYSGVPGVKLSVTDLQVKVVIPPYNPNWVQLECHSMCHRTGYDGYTWYRDGTRRHQGRLDWFNINSEYRSSCAVQGSEHLPSPSVYAPETPSVGWTPPGVIEEGSSVNLTCTSEANPVAKYTWTKVTTGHPPGHSVQGQQLSFNTIQSSDSGQYLCKAENDLGTKSSPISIDVKYGPKHTFVIPSPPGEIMEGGSVTLSCSSDANPAADYTWFKDNQPLPWEPRRPYTLDPVSSKDRGTYRCHAENQYGYLGSNSVFIDVLYAPKTPSVSVRPLGEIKEGGSVTLSCSSDANPAANYTWFREHGGSVEELGENYTISNITTELGGNYYCEARNAVGLQNSTLMFLNVTATPPSPPSSMSTTVAAGTVAVLLATMLLVIFLLMSLLRVLCITTSQL from the exons ATGATGAATCTTAGAACAGCTGCAAGAGGCTTTGTAGCTTTCCTTCTATCAGTACCAG CATTACAGGGTAATGATGGCTGGGCAGTTACTTACCAAGCTATTAAGAATGTCTGCGCTTGGAGAGGATCAACAGTTGAAATCAGCTGCACCTATGAATACCCCAAAACCTTTACATTGAATAAAATACTGTGGTATACTAATAAACACAATGAGCTAGTAGATCTGAGAGATGATACCAACTATACAGGTCGTGTTGATTACCGCTGTGGAGAGCCCAGCTGTTGGTATTACAGCAGCTGTATTGGAACGTGTACACTGAGGATCAGAGGCCTGACACAGAGTGACTCTGCTGAATACAAGTTAAGGATTACAACAAACAAAGGAGAGGCATATAGTGGTGTCCCTGGAGTGAAGTTATCTGTGACAG ATCTCCAGGTGAAAGTGGTCATTCCTCCTTACAATCCTAACTGGGTACAGCTGGAATGTCACAGTATGTGTCATCGTACTGGTTATGATGGATACACCTGGTACAGGGATGGAACTCGACGACATCAAGGAAGGTTGGACTGGTTCAACATTAACTCTGAATACAGGTCTTCATGTGCTGTTCAAGGATCCGAacatctcccctctccatcagTGT ACGCTCCAGAGACCCCCTCAGTGGGATGGACTCCCCCTGGTgtaatagaggagggcagttcagtgaatcTGACCTGCACCAGCGAGGCCAACCCAGTAGCAAAGTACACCTGGACCAAGGTTACTACAGGTCATCCCCCCGGACACAGTGTCCAAGGACAACAACTTTCCTTTAATACCATCCAGTCTTCAGACTCTGGACAATATCTCTGTAAAGCTGAGAATGACCTAGGAACAAAATCATCCCCCATCTCTATTGATGTGAAAT ATGGGCCTAAACACACATTTGTGATACCAAGTCCCCCTGGTGAAATAATGGAGGgcggttcagtgactctgagctgcagcagtgatgccaacccagcagctgactacacctggttcaaggacaACCAACCTCTGCCCTGGGAACCAAGGAGACCTTATACCTTGGACCCAGTCAGCTCTAAAGACAGGGGAACGTACCGCTGCCACGCAGAGAACCAATATGGATATCTGGGCTCCAACTCGGTTTTCATAGATGTCCTGT acgctccaaagaccccctcagtgagcgTGAGACCCCTTGGTGAAATAAAGGAGGgaggttcagtgactctgagctgcagcagtgatgccaacccagcagctaactacacctggttcagggaaCATGGAGGCTCAGTGGAGGAATTAGGAGAGAactacaccatcagtaacatcacAACTGAGCTTGGAGGAAATTATTACTGTGAAGCTCGTAATGCAGTTGGACTTCAGAATTCAACTTTGATGTTCCTTAATGTGACAG ccacaccaccatctccaccatcaTCAATGTCTACAACTGTGGCAGCAGGAACTGTAGCTGTTTTACTGGCCACCATGCTCCTCGTCATCTTCCTCTTGATGAG tCTCCTCCGTGTCCTGTGTATTACAACGTCTCAGCTCTGA